Proteins from a single region of Chryseobacterium sp. W4I1:
- a CDS encoding DUF4292 domain-containing protein, protein MKNWIPLLFILLTLASCKTRNAAKKNNSSTQDSTVIADDNRNPKDVNEPVRDKITFYENVLIPPKFDQIKINTKVNVETGNFIPTLDAVIYIENDKKVYMNLQAFFIGVAKGIATPEGIKGQDKTSKTYIDSDFDYLNNLLNVNFIDYKSLEKILMGRTFVKISDSQFTLTKNMQGFKMVSNSNQKIVTDQKTREYKITLQYDTNYDLLSVNLKDVLTPDELEISYSNWGEYNGIRLPKNVKIIIKGSKSSQILLENTKFDFSRMETPYSVPSSYKKIEIK, encoded by the coding sequence ATGAAAAACTGGATCCCCCTACTTTTTATACTTCTTACCCTTGCATCCTGTAAGACAAGGAATGCCGCTAAAAAAAACAATAGCAGCACTCAGGACAGTACCGTCATTGCAGATGATAACAGGAATCCCAAAGATGTCAATGAGCCGGTGAGAGATAAAATTACTTTCTACGAAAATGTACTTATACCTCCAAAGTTTGATCAGATCAAGATCAACACTAAAGTAAATGTAGAAACAGGAAATTTTATTCCAACGCTTGATGCTGTTATCTATATTGAAAATGATAAAAAAGTATACATGAATCTTCAGGCATTCTTCATTGGAGTAGCCAAAGGGATCGCTACCCCAGAAGGAATCAAAGGACAGGACAAAACCAGCAAGACCTACATTGATTCAGATTTTGATTATTTAAATAATTTACTGAACGTCAACTTCATCGATTATAAATCGCTGGAAAAGATATTAATGGGCAGAACTTTTGTAAAGATCAGTGATTCCCAATTTACGCTGACGAAAAATATGCAGGGATTTAAAATGGTTTCCAACAGCAATCAGAAAATTGTTACCGACCAAAAAACAAGAGAGTACAAAATTACCCTTCAGTATGACACCAATTATGATCTTCTGAGTGTTAATTTAAAAGATGTTTTAACTCCTGACGAACTGGAAATCTCTTATAGTAACTGGGGCGAATACAATGGAATCCGACTTCCAAAAAATGTTAAAATAATTATAAAAGGCTCAAAATCCAGTCAAATTTTACTGGAAAACACGAAATTTGACTTTTCGAGGATGGAAACACCTTATTCTGTACCATCCAGTTATAAGAAAATTGAGATTAAATGA
- a CDS encoding sugar phosphate nucleotidyltransferase, translating into MKIIVPMAGRGSRLRPHTLTVPKPLIPIAGKPIVQRLVEDIAKVAGEKIEEVAFIIGDFGPEIEKSLRQIAEKLGAKCSIYYQTDPLGTAHAIKCAEDSMQGDVVIAFADTLFRADFQLDKNSDGVIWVKSVEDPSAFGVVKLDNYGFITDFVEKPETFVSDLAIIGIYYFNSAEKLMNEINYIMDNNIKNGGEYQLTTALENLRAKGAKFSLGKVNDWMDCGNKNATVETNSKILEYEREEMLKYPASAVIENSLIIQPCFIGENVKISNSKIGPGVSLGNNTIIVNSNIENSLIQENTRINHGNLSNSMIGNSAQYFGVSREISLGDYSVLDFLSK; encoded by the coding sequence ATGAAAATAATTGTTCCTATGGCTGGACGCGGTTCCAGATTACGTCCACATACGCTGACCGTTCCAAAACCTCTTATTCCTATTGCAGGAAAACCAATTGTACAGAGATTGGTAGAAGACATTGCTAAAGTAGCTGGAGAAAAAATAGAGGAAGTAGCATTTATCATTGGAGATTTTGGACCGGAGATTGAAAAATCTTTACGTCAGATAGCCGAAAAACTGGGAGCAAAATGCAGTATATACTATCAGACCGACCCTCTGGGAACAGCCCATGCCATTAAATGTGCAGAGGATTCTATGCAGGGAGATGTAGTGATTGCCTTTGCAGATACTCTCTTCCGTGCAGATTTCCAGCTGGATAAAAATTCGGATGGAGTAATCTGGGTAAAAAGTGTAGAAGATCCTTCAGCTTTCGGGGTGGTAAAATTGGATAACTATGGTTTTATTACGGATTTCGTTGAAAAACCTGAGACTTTCGTTTCAGATCTTGCGATCATTGGTATTTATTATTTCAACAGTGCAGAGAAGCTGATGAATGAGATCAATTATATTATGGATAATAATATAAAAAATGGTGGCGAATATCAGTTGACAACCGCCTTAGAAAACCTGAGAGCAAAAGGTGCAAAATTCTCTTTAGGAAAGGTAAACGACTGGATGGATTGCGGAAACAAAAATGCAACCGTAGAAACCAACAGTAAAATTCTTGAATATGAAAGAGAAGAAATGCTTAAATATCCGGCATCAGCAGTGATTGAAAACTCTTTGATCATTCAGCCATGCTTTATCGGTGAAAATGTAAAGATTTCCAATTCTAAAATAGGACCAGGCGTTTCATTAGGAAATAATACAATCATCGTTAATTCCAATATTGAAAACTCACTGATCCAGGAAAACACAAGAATCAATCATGGTAATCTTTCCAATTCTATGATCGGAAATTCTGCACAGTATTTTGGAGTTTCAAGAGAGATTTCTTTAGGAGATTATTCTGTTTTAGATTTTTTATCTAAATAA
- a CDS encoding oligosaccharide flippase family protein, which translates to MYKKLLGQTIIYGVGAIAPRIILFILNPLLIYKIPNEGFAIFTQLYAWISFVNIILSFGFETAYFRFSAEEGNEKRTFNTSFWFLFSTSTVFLALCYLFNQPIADYLGYHANPEYIKWFALIAFFDNLLVIPFAWLRFHNKPIKYSAVRVVQAIFQAVFTAALFFWIPENISKGFGLTQNVDYPFFSNLAGSALGFLLLFPIILKVRFQFVTALFGRMIKYSFPLMLAGLAFMVNENFDKSIQRNHISDEEAGAYGGCYKLAVLMTLFVTAYRMGIEPFFFKQMDKGDAKKTYAKVAEYFAFFACAVALGIIANIAWLKDVFIPNQSYWIAIDIIPIIVIANLCFGIYYNFSTWYKVTDRTTVGTVISWLGAGINIGMNLLALNYYHSMIGSAWATFGAYVIMMIVSYVLGQKYYPIPYRMKKISFFLILLGVFSFIIVKYLNYNIITSNVLFLIFVGVLIYSEKDMLLSRIRKN; encoded by the coding sequence TTGTATAAGAAACTATTAGGACAAACAATCATCTACGGAGTAGGAGCTATAGCACCTAGAATTATTTTGTTTATCCTTAATCCGCTTTTGATCTATAAAATTCCCAATGAAGGGTTTGCAATTTTCACACAGCTTTACGCCTGGATCTCATTTGTTAATATTATACTTTCCTTTGGTTTTGAAACGGCTTATTTTCGATTTTCTGCCGAAGAAGGGAATGAAAAAAGGACTTTCAACACTTCATTTTGGTTTCTGTTTTCAACTTCCACTGTTTTTCTGGCATTATGCTACCTCTTCAATCAGCCTATTGCCGATTATTTAGGGTACCATGCCAATCCTGAATATATTAAATGGTTTGCTTTAATTGCCTTTTTTGACAATTTATTAGTAATCCCTTTTGCATGGTTGCGTTTTCACAATAAACCTATCAAATATTCTGCAGTAAGAGTTGTTCAGGCTATATTTCAGGCTGTTTTTACCGCAGCTTTGTTCTTCTGGATTCCGGAAAATATATCAAAAGGTTTTGGTTTGACTCAAAATGTAGATTATCCGTTCTTCAGTAATTTAGCGGGAAGTGCCCTAGGCTTTTTATTATTATTTCCTATTATATTAAAAGTAAGATTTCAGTTTGTAACCGCTCTGTTTGGCCGTATGATCAAGTATTCCTTTCCACTCATGCTCGCCGGTTTAGCATTTATGGTCAATGAAAACTTCGATAAATCAATCCAGAGAAATCACATTTCAGATGAAGAAGCCGGTGCCTATGGTGGATGCTATAAACTGGCGGTGCTTATGACATTATTCGTTACTGCTTATCGAATGGGTATTGAGCCTTTCTTTTTTAAACAAATGGACAAAGGGGATGCTAAGAAAACCTATGCTAAAGTGGCAGAATATTTTGCCTTTTTTGCATGTGCAGTAGCTTTAGGGATTATCGCTAATATTGCTTGGCTGAAAGACGTTTTTATACCCAACCAATCGTATTGGATCGCCATAGATATTATCCCTATTATTGTCATTGCCAATCTTTGTTTTGGAATTTATTATAACTTTTCTACCTGGTATAAAGTAACAGACAGAACCACTGTTGGAACTGTCATTTCATGGCTTGGAGCAGGTATAAATATTGGTATGAACCTTTTAGCATTAAACTATTACCATAGCATGATAGGATCTGCATGGGCAACCTTCGGAGCTTATGTTATCATGATGATCGTATCTTATGTATTAGGTCAAAAATATTATCCAATACCTTACAGGATGAAGAAAATATCTTTCTTTTTAATATTACTTGGAGTTTTTAGCTTTATTATTGTAAAATATCTTAACTATAATATCATAACGAGTAATGTATTGTTTTTGATCTTTGTAGGAGTTTTGATCTATTCGGAAAAAGATATGTTGCTGTCAAGAATAAGAAAAAACTGA
- a CDS encoding dihydroorotase: protein MKVLIKNVKIVNEGRTFESDILIQNDLIFKIGSNISEEADQIIDGSGKYLLPGVIDDQVHFRDPGLTHKGDIESESRAAIAGGITSFIDQPNTVPNAVTQELLADKYEIGSQKAYANYGFMMGGTNDNLEEVLKTNPRNVPGIKLFLGSSTGNMLVDNPETLENIFSSTKMLIAVHCEDEATIKANTQKYLDEYGEDIPVKFHHLIRSEEACYKSSSKAIELAEKTGARLHVFHLSTAKETALFRNDIPLKDKKITAEVCVHHLTFTNDDYETKGSLIKWNPAVKTQKDKDGLWEALLDGRIDVVATDHAPHTAEEKQNTYTKCPSGAPLVQHSLPVMLENYKTGKISLEKIVEKMSHNPAILFRIEKRGFVREGYKADLVLVDLNADWTVAKDNLLYKCGWSPLEGMNLHSKVTHTFVNGNLVYDNGKIADEKFGERLLFEVGE, encoded by the coding sequence ATGAAAGTTCTTATAAAAAATGTAAAGATCGTAAACGAAGGCAGGACATTCGAAAGTGATATTTTAATACAAAATGACCTTATTTTTAAAATAGGATCCAATATTTCTGAAGAAGCAGACCAGATCATAGACGGTTCAGGAAAATATCTTTTGCCGGGTGTGATTGATGACCAGGTGCATTTCAGAGATCCGGGCCTGACACATAAAGGTGATATTGAAAGTGAATCAAGGGCTGCCATTGCTGGTGGAATAACAAGCTTTATTGATCAACCGAATACGGTTCCCAATGCGGTTACCCAGGAATTATTGGCTGATAAATATGAAATTGGTTCTCAGAAAGCATACGCCAATTACGGTTTTATGATGGGTGGAACGAATGATAACCTTGAAGAAGTTTTAAAAACCAATCCCAGAAATGTTCCGGGAATTAAATTATTTTTAGGTTCTTCTACGGGAAATATGCTGGTAGATAATCCTGAAACCCTGGAAAATATTTTCAGCAGCACCAAAATGCTGATTGCTGTTCACTGTGAAGATGAAGCGACTATAAAGGCCAATACTCAGAAATACCTGGATGAATATGGAGAAGATATTCCTGTAAAATTTCACCATTTGATCAGAAGTGAGGAAGCCTGTTACAAATCTTCTTCCAAAGCAATTGAATTGGCAGAAAAAACGGGAGCAAGACTTCACGTTTTCCATCTTTCAACGGCAAAGGAAACAGCATTATTCAGAAATGATATTCCTTTAAAGGATAAAAAGATTACAGCAGAAGTATGCGTTCATCATCTAACATTTACCAATGATGACTATGAAACGAAAGGCTCTCTGATCAAATGGAATCCTGCTGTAAAAACGCAGAAAGACAAAGACGGACTTTGGGAAGCGCTTCTTGATGGTAGAATTGATGTCGTTGCTACAGATCATGCGCCGCACACAGCTGAAGAAAAGCAGAATACATATACAAAATGTCCTTCTGGCGCTCCTTTGGTGCAACATTCATTGCCTGTGATGCTGGAAAACTATAAAACAGGAAAAATTTCTTTAGAAAAAATTGTTGAAAAGATGTCTCATAATCCTGCCATACTTTTCAGAATTGAAAAAAGAGGTTTTGTAAGAGAAGGGTATAAGGCAGATCTGGTTTTAGTTGATTTAAATGCAGACTGGACAGTTGCTAAAGATAACCTTCTATATAAATGTGGCTGGAGTCCTTTAGAAGGAATGAACCTGCATTCTAAGGTAACCCATACTTTTGTGAATGGAAACCTGGTTTATGATAATGGGAAGATTGCAGATGAAAAATTTGGGGAGAGATTACTTTTTGAAGTTGGCGAGTAA
- a CDS encoding GH92 family glycosyl hydrolase, translating to MKRSGTAVFLFLLFFSLHLKAQKFEKLIQYVNPLIGTEKMGHTYPGATVPFGAVQLSPETDTISYELNGKYNGEVYKYCAGYRYEDKTIVGFSSTHFSGTGHSDLGDFLIMPTVGKLQLNPGTASNPESGYRSRFSHENEKAEAGYYKVKLDDHNILAELTASTRTGVQRYTFPKSDQAHIILDLTAGIYNYEGKNVWTYVRVENDGTVTGYRQTNGWARTRTVYFAMKFSKPFKSYGQKNYDGKQVYNGFWRKFDQTKNFPEIAGKNLKMYFDFDTEENEAVEVKLAISPVSQVNALENLEKETANLSFNQIKAKAQENWNKELNKIVIKGSETEKTNFYTAMYHTFISPTTYMDSNGEYKGLDQNIHTTADFTNYTTFSLWDTYRALHPFFNIIQPKRNNDMVKSMMAHYDQFSMKMLPIWSHYANDNWCMSGYHSVSVAADAIIKGNYTGDPKEVLKACIATANKRDYEGIGYYIDNGYIPAEKSGTSVSNTLEYAYDDWAIAQLAKHLGETEIYNQFIKRSENWKNNFDPKAGFMRPRLADGSFKKDFDVLSTHGQGFIEGNSWNYSFFVPQNPDELMKMMGGKKKFASKLDELFTMHLPDEFFSDTEDITREGIIGGYVHGNEPAHHVAYFYNWAGQPWKTQAQIRRILEMQYKATPDGLGGNDDAGQMSAWYILSSLGFYPVAPGSEDYAIGSPAVDNAILNLENGKTFEIEAINQSSKNVYVEKILLNGKEIKNFNLKHSEIVAGGKLTFYMSNKAKK from the coding sequence ATGAAAAGATCAGGAACTGCTGTTTTTCTTTTTCTTCTATTTTTCAGTTTACATCTTAAAGCTCAAAAATTTGAAAAATTAATTCAATATGTAAATCCATTAATAGGTACCGAAAAAATGGGCCACACCTATCCCGGCGCAACTGTTCCTTTCGGGGCTGTACAGCTGAGTCCTGAAACGGATACAATCTCGTATGAACTTAATGGAAAATACAATGGTGAAGTTTATAAATACTGTGCGGGATACCGATATGAAGACAAGACCATTGTAGGCTTCAGCTCGACACATTTCAGCGGAACAGGACATTCTGATCTCGGAGATTTTTTAATTATGCCAACCGTGGGGAAACTACAGCTAAATCCGGGAACAGCATCCAATCCTGAAAGTGGTTATAGAAGTAGATTTTCTCATGAGAATGAAAAAGCAGAAGCGGGATATTATAAAGTAAAACTGGATGATCACAACATTCTGGCAGAATTGACAGCTTCCACAAGAACCGGAGTTCAACGGTATACATTCCCAAAATCTGACCAGGCACATATTATTTTAGACCTTACCGCAGGAATTTACAATTACGAAGGCAAAAATGTGTGGACTTACGTTCGTGTAGAAAATGATGGTACAGTAACAGGCTACCGCCAGACTAACGGCTGGGCAAGGACAAGAACCGTTTATTTCGCTATGAAGTTTTCAAAGCCTTTTAAATCATACGGACAGAAAAACTATGATGGGAAGCAGGTCTATAATGGATTCTGGAGAAAATTTGACCAAACAAAAAACTTTCCCGAGATCGCAGGCAAAAACCTGAAAATGTATTTTGATTTCGACACTGAAGAAAATGAAGCTGTCGAAGTAAAACTGGCTATCTCTCCGGTGAGCCAAGTCAATGCATTGGAAAACCTTGAAAAAGAAACCGCAAACCTCTCTTTTAATCAGATAAAAGCTAAGGCCCAGGAAAACTGGAATAAAGAACTGAATAAGATTGTCATCAAAGGCTCAGAAACAGAAAAAACGAATTTCTATACTGCAATGTATCATACTTTCATCAGCCCTACCACTTATATGGATAGCAATGGGGAATATAAAGGTTTGGATCAGAACATACACACGACAGCAGATTTCACGAACTATACAACATTTTCACTCTGGGATACGTACCGGGCACTTCATCCTTTCTTTAATATCATCCAGCCGAAACGTAATAATGATATGGTAAAATCCATGATGGCCCATTATGATCAGTTCTCTATGAAAATGCTTCCAATCTGGTCACATTATGCCAATGACAACTGGTGCATGAGCGGATATCACAGTGTAAGTGTAGCTGCAGATGCCATTATCAAAGGAAATTATACAGGTGATCCAAAAGAAGTACTGAAAGCCTGCATCGCAACAGCCAATAAAAGAGATTATGAAGGAATCGGATACTATATCGACAATGGCTATATTCCTGCCGAGAAAAGTGGAACATCAGTTTCCAACACCCTGGAATATGCTTATGACGACTGGGCCATTGCCCAATTGGCAAAACATTTAGGCGAAACTGAAATTTATAACCAATTCATCAAACGTTCTGAAAACTGGAAAAATAATTTTGACCCAAAAGCAGGTTTTATGCGTCCCCGACTGGCAGACGGAAGCTTTAAAAAAGATTTCGATGTACTAAGCACTCACGGACAGGGCTTTATTGAAGGAAACTCCTGGAACTACAGTTTTTTCGTTCCCCAAAATCCGGATGAATTAATGAAAATGATGGGCGGAAAGAAAAAATTCGCTTCAAAACTGGATGAATTGTTTACTATGCATCTTCCGGATGAGTTTTTCTCAGATACAGAAGATATAACCCGGGAAGGAATCATCGGCGGATACGTTCACGGAAACGAACCGGCTCACCATGTTGCTTATTTTTACAACTGGGCAGGACAGCCCTGGAAAACCCAGGCCCAGATCCGTCGTATTTTAGAGATGCAGTACAAAGCTACACCGGATGGCCTCGGCGGAAATGATGATGCAGGACAGATGAGTGCGTGGTATATTTTAAGCTCACTAGGATTTTACCCTGTAGCACCGGGCTCAGAAGATTATGCAATCGGAAGTCCGGCTGTGGATAATGCGATTTTGAATCTGGAAAATGGGAAAACGTTTGAAATTGAAGCCATAAATCAAAGTTCAAAGAATGTATATGTTGAAAAAATTCTTCTGAATGGAAAAGAGATTAAAAATTTCAATCTAAAACATTCTGAAATCGTGGCTGGTGGAAAACTGACGTTCTATATGAGTAATAAAGCGAAAAAATAG
- a CDS encoding response regulator transcription factor has product MEKSKILYAEDDETIAFLIQDSLEAFYEIDCYSDGKSALDAFNSQSFDICLLDIMMPEMNGFEVAQHIRDKNSEIPIIFISAKTLKEDRIKGLKIGADDYLVKPFSIEELILKIEVFLKRRKKMNSAPQQYKVGKYSFDPKNYTLQDTENTITLTQRESELLFYFIRHKNTVLKRQDILRVVWGDDDYFMGRSLDVFISRLRKVFADDESILIENLHGIGFRFSEKQ; this is encoded by the coding sequence ATGGAAAAATCCAAAATTTTATATGCAGAAGACGACGAGACAATAGCTTTCCTGATCCAGGACAGCCTGGAAGCTTTTTATGAAATCGACTGCTATTCTGATGGCAAATCGGCGCTGGATGCATTCAACAGCCAAAGTTTTGATATCTGCCTCTTAGACATTATGATGCCCGAAATGAACGGTTTTGAAGTGGCACAGCACATTCGTGATAAAAATTCCGAGATCCCCATTATTTTCATTTCTGCAAAAACTTTAAAAGAAGACAGAATTAAAGGCCTTAAAATTGGCGCAGACGATTATCTCGTAAAACCTTTCAGCATTGAGGAACTGATTTTAAAAATCGAGGTTTTTCTGAAACGCAGGAAGAAAATGAACAGCGCACCGCAGCAATATAAAGTAGGGAAATACAGTTTCGATCCAAAAAACTATACTTTACAGGATACTGAAAATACCATTACTCTTACCCAAAGAGAATCCGAATTGCTTTTCTATTTTATCCGTCACAAAAATACAGTGCTAAAAAGACAGGACATCCTAAGGGTTGTTTGGGGCGATGATGATTATTTTATGGGAAGAAGCCTTGATGTATTTATTTCCAGACTGCGGAAAGTATTTGCAGATGACGAAAGTATTTTAATCGAAAATCTACACGGAATAGGTTTTCGGTTTTCTGAAAAACAATAA
- a CDS encoding sensor histidine kinase KdpD, with translation MEIKKLNIIITLGLIAIIGILIAQLLWTRQAYNLEDKKFNQTVNIALLEVVEKLSGGKTSFTESPVQNISNDYYVVNINNDFHPAMLEYYLKTEFNRLQIKTDYVYALYNCHSDKMIYGKYMSKNQEPPSDKVINFPKHKNLVYYFSIRFPDKTTYLISSLRFWYVLTAALIIILLIYVYSIYTIIQQKKFSELQRDFINNMTHEFKTPLSSILLASEALNKQDIIQGNPKLQTYTSIITKQSYKLNNHVEKILNIARNDASGLSLKPQKIVLLPFIIEIVNTIRQKNENVSIKVDIDSSISIIADEFHFTNIIYNILDNSIKYCDTTPNILISAFKDSKGLYLKFKDNGMGIPSKNIPHIFDKFYRVAANRSDEINGFGLGLFYVKKIVQQHNWKISVENNLDKGITITLFLPF, from the coding sequence ATGGAAATAAAAAAGCTCAATATTATTATAACGCTCGGGTTGATTGCTATTATCGGAATTCTGATAGCCCAGCTTTTGTGGACCCGGCAGGCCTATAATCTTGAAGATAAAAAATTTAACCAAACCGTTAATATTGCCCTGCTTGAAGTGGTAGAAAAATTGTCCGGCGGAAAGACCTCCTTTACTGAAAGCCCGGTACAGAACATTTCCAACGATTATTACGTGGTTAATATCAATAATGATTTTCATCCTGCCATGCTGGAATATTATCTGAAAACAGAATTTAACCGTCTGCAGATCAAAACAGATTATGTATATGCTTTATACAATTGCCACAGCGATAAGATGATCTATGGGAAATACATGTCAAAAAATCAGGAACCGCCAAGTGATAAAGTTATTAATTTCCCGAAGCATAAAAACCTTGTCTACTATTTCTCTATACGTTTCCCTGATAAAACCACATACCTGATCAGCTCATTAAGATTTTGGTATGTGCTTACAGCAGCACTTATTATTATTCTCCTGATCTATGTTTATTCTATATATACTATTATTCAGCAAAAAAAATTCTCGGAACTGCAGCGGGATTTCATCAATAATATGACCCACGAGTTCAAAACTCCTCTTTCTTCAATACTTTTAGCTTCAGAAGCACTCAACAAACAAGATATCATTCAGGGAAACCCTAAACTGCAGACTTATACTTCCATCATCACCAAGCAAAGCTACAAGCTGAATAACCACGTCGAAAAAATACTGAATATTGCCCGAAACGATGCTTCCGGACTATCTTTAAAACCTCAGAAAATAGTTTTACTGCCCTTTATCATAGAAATTGTAAACACGATACGCCAAAAGAATGAAAATGTCTCTATTAAGGTAGATATTGATAGCAGTATTTCAATAATTGCAGATGAATTTCATTTTACCAATATCATTTACAACATTCTGGATAACTCCATCAAGTATTGTGATACAACCCCAAATATCCTCATTTCAGCATTTAAAGATTCAAAAGGTTTATATTTAAAGTTTAAAGATAACGGGATGGGTATTCCTTCTAAAAATATTCCTCATATTTTTGATAAATTTTACAGGGTAGCAGCCAATAGAAGTGATGAAATTAACGGCTTTGGACTGGGATTATTTTATGTAAAAAAAATCGTTCAGCAACATAACTGGAAAATTTCAGTTGAAAATAATCTGGATAAAGGAATTACCATTACGCTGTTTTTACCCTTTTGA
- a CDS encoding DUF1573 domain-containing protein has product MIRFEFTNTSSKPIVIENVAPSCGCTTADYTKTPILPGKKGFVEASYNAAAAGAFMKTVNVTTSDSKTPKTLSFKGVVVS; this is encoded by the coding sequence GTGATCAGATTTGAATTTACCAATACTTCTTCAAAGCCTATCGTAATTGAAAATGTGGCACCTTCATGTGGATGTACAACTGCAGACTATACTAAAACTCCAATCCTTCCAGGGAAAAAAGGTTTTGTAGAAGCAAGCTATAATGCAGCGGCAGCAGGAGCATTTATGAAAACAGTAAATGTAACTACCAGCGATAGCAAAACTCCTAAAACACTTTCATTTAAAGGAGTAGTGGTTTCATAA
- a CDS encoding SDR family oxidoreductase has translation MNLYTQPMLREGALEGKVAIVTGGGSGLGKAMTKYFLELGAKVVITSRNLEKLQGTAKELEEETGGKVLCVACDVRNWDEVEAMKEAALKEFGRIDILLNNAAGNFISPTERLTHSAFDSILDIVLKGTKNCTLSIGKHWIDSKSPGTVLNIVTTYAWTGSAYVVPSACAKAGVLAMTRSLAVEWAKYGIRFNAIAPGPFPTKGAWDRLLPGDLQEKFDMKKKVPLRRVGEHQELANLAAYLVSDYSAYMNGEVVTIDGGEWLQGAGEFNMLEDIPKEMWDALEAMIKAKKAN, from the coding sequence ATGAATTTATATACACAGCCCATGCTGCGCGAAGGTGCATTAGAAGGTAAAGTTGCGATTGTAACGGGTGGCGGAAGCGGCCTTGGAAAAGCAATGACCAAATATTTTCTTGAACTGGGAGCAAAAGTGGTGATTACTTCCCGTAACCTGGAAAAACTACAAGGAACTGCAAAAGAATTGGAAGAGGAGACCGGTGGAAAAGTTCTTTGCGTTGCCTGCGACGTGCGAAACTGGGATGAGGTGGAAGCAATGAAAGAAGCTGCCTTGAAAGAATTTGGAAGAATTGATATTCTACTGAACAATGCTGCCGGAAACTTTATTTCGCCGACAGAGAGACTGACGCATTCTGCTTTTGATTCTATTTTAGATATTGTTTTAAAAGGGACAAAGAACTGTACACTTTCTATAGGAAAGCACTGGATTGATTCTAAAAGTCCTGGAACAGTGCTTAATATTGTGACCACTTATGCGTGGACGGGATCTGCTTATGTGGTTCCTTCAGCGTGCGCGAAAGCAGGAGTTTTGGCTATGACCAGATCTTTAGCTGTTGAGTGGGCAAAATACGGTATCCGTTTTAATGCCATTGCTCCGGGGCCTTTCCCTACCAAAGGAGCTTGGGACAGACTGCTTCCGGGAGATCTTCAGGAAAAATTCGATATGAAAAAGAAGGTTCCTTTGAGAAGAGTAGGAGAGCATCAGGAGCTGGCCAATCTTGCGGCTTATCTGGTTTCAGATTATTCCGCTTATATGAATGGTGAAGTGGTGACCATAGACGGTGGCGAATGGCTTCAGGGGGCCGGAGAATTCAACATGCTTGAAGATATTCCAAAAGAAATGTGGGATGCACTGGAAGCCATGATCAAGGCAAAAAAAGCAAATTAA